A window of Daucus carota subsp. sativus chromosome 2, DH1 v3.0, whole genome shotgun sequence genomic DNA:
AACTGCATGCATTTTCTTCATTCAAATCTCGCTGATTCCACCAATCTTGGTAAGTTctttaacacacacacacacacacacacacactacatATTGTTTCATCTTTCTTTCTAGCTCTTTTTCAGTACACTACtgtttgattaatatttttagtcaAGTATATTGCAATCTTATAGTTCAAATTACTGGCTTTTCTTGTTATAGAATTGATTATAGTTCAAAGATCTATCTGATGCTGATTATTGACAACAAATTATTAGCCCCCCTGTGATTTAAGTAGCTAAATAGAAGtgaaaaaaagtgaaaataaaatcatttattgTGATCAAGATTAGCCCGTGCTGGATTTTCTTGAATTAATGGAAGGTCCAATTGCATTCAACATTCCCTTATAAATTTCGTGTCAGACCTCTTATAAATAGTTGTCCATGTCTATATTTATGCTGCACAATTTTATCTCTCTCTATTAATTGCTTGCAGTATAATAGTACTTATGCTTCATTTGAATCTTTTTATACCCACCCCTCAATTTTATCCTTTGTTTTCAGGAATCTTGAGATGGGGTTTGAGCTGAGGTTGTAGTTTTTAGGGTAGGTGATCAGAGAGTCTAATTAGCACTGTAGAATCAAAAACATTGATTAGTGGGTTTTTTCTTCTTACTTGTTAGTAGTCCCGAGTTTTTATTCTAGATTAGTGTTTGTAAATATAGGCAATCAAAAGGAATTTAGATGTATAGATTGATTTATAGTTTGAGAATCGGATTCGATAGTTAAAGAAGATTAAAACTTTGTTTAGTTTTATAGTTTGAGAGCTGAAAAATGTTGGAGCCTGTGATGTGTTCTTCTCGGGTATTCTCGCCTTTGAGGGAGGAAAGTGGTGATGAAGAGCTTTCTGTTCTTCCTAGGCATACCAAAGTTATTGTGACAGGAAATAACAGAACAAAGTCTGTTTTGGTGGGTCTGCAAGGAGTTGTCAAGAAGGCTGTTGGACTCGGTGGTTGGCATTGGCTGGTAATAATATCCTCTTTCTGTTTTTTGCCTTTACTTATTCACTCTCATGTTTTTGCCTATGTTATTTACCTTTTATCACTTTAATTCGAACCTTTATATGGTTTAGGATTCTATGGTGTTTCTTTGCATAGAGTCTTGATAATAATCTGTACTAGTATTTGACTGTTTACAGACTTTGCTTCTGGCCTTATGCAAGATATAAAAAGATAGATTGTAGTACACTTCTATTTCAATTCTTAGCGAacttttttcttgattttaatgACGAGATTGTCTGAAATAGATGTTAATACTCTAGAGGTTAATTTGCGAACCTGTAATTATTTTAGGCATGAACTCAGTATGTTAAGTAATACTCTATTTTGAACAAATGCCCTGCTGTGATCTCAACGATCTTGTAGTCGTTAAGTAACTCTGCAAGAAACAATGTTTGGAGATAATATAGTTTAGGTGATGTGTACTGATGCTTCTGTATAGTTAGTTTCTCTTTACATTGTTCAACTATAGCTGTACCCTCCACCTCTCATAATTTACCCTAATTATCTTTTAACGTTTATATTATTTCCTGCACAAAAGGTTCTGAAGAACGGGGTTGAGGTGAAACTGCAAAGGAATGCGTTGAGTGTTCTTGAGCACCCCACTGGGAATGAAGTAGACGAAGATTTTGACTTTGATAGTAGCAGCAGCACTGACATTGGTGAAAGGGAAAATGATTACCGTAAGCAACAATGACATTTACTACTTGATGTATATGGATTGGGGAATTTCGAGTAGTCTAGATTGAAGGTACAATGATAGTAAcggttattaattatttattttgtttagcCACTGGTATGGAGTTCAGCAAGGTGACCAAGCCAAGGGTTCGCTACTCAAGATCTTGGGCTCCAATGAAGTCAATTAACAGAAGTTGTTATAAAGAAGTTCGATCTAATATTCTTATACACCACCCAGTAAGAAAAGAATGAATAGAGAATTTCTAGCATACATGAGATTTGCTTCTTTTGTGCTGCACTTGCTTCACTATTCTAACTTCTCGTGTTATTTAATTTTCAGAAAGTGAACTTGTCAAAGCTAGGAACCAGCACATTGTGGAAATACTGGAGCACCTACAACCTTGTATGTACCGTTCTCCCCTTTTTGTGTTGATAATTCTATGATTTGCTTATATATCATCATTAGTAATTTTTAAACTCAGCCACTTAACCTCTCGGTCTGTAGGGAAGCACGAATTGTAATCCTTCAAAGGAGCAGTTGCTTGATGCTGTTCAGCAGCATTTTGCTTCACAGGTCTCATTTGTCTTCTGTCCTTTCTGTCTACAAAGTTATGCACACAAATGTTAAATTTTCCTTCACCAATTATACTTTTCATTCCATGCAGCATGTGGATGAGGTTCAAGGGATTGTGGAGTTTATACATGCGGCCAAGAGACTGAAATCAGCTGGTGGTAGACGGAGAAAGTGAGCCAAGCGACCACATAGATTCAAATTTGCAATGGTTATATAATTTCGAATACAGCACATAATATTACCCCCTAACCTCTTTAGATCAGTTAGTACTTAGTAGTCATAGTCCGTTGCTAAGTTTTGAGGGCTACTTGGTTCCTAGCAATTTGCCCCTCCCCTCCATATATGATGCTGATCCCTAACCCCGCTAATAGTTAAATTATGTTATCCTTGCTCGTCTAGATACTAATATCCGTAGCAAGCATAATATTATCTACTTGTAAAGTTTATGGTAATTATCTCAAGGATTCGACTCCATGGCTTGTCATCTGCATTTCTTGCTAACTGCTATCTTGTGTCTTGATGGAAGATTAGAACATCTATACTTGTTTTGTTAATCATGTTACTGTAGTGTTCATGTAGATGATTTTATTTAGTGTGGATATATATTGCTAGAAGCATAGAGTCCTGCAtaattgatactccctccgtcccacccatttcttatcaaatgggttgggcacggaggttaaggaatatgaataaagtagttgaaaaaaggaagaaaagtgggtaaagttgTGGGacctattaatttttaatgtataaaaataagatagtggagtaaaagtagtgtgaaaaggaatgaaaagtggagaagtggtgggacccattgattatttttggtaagttttgaaatgtaaagaattggatgggacacccaaaaaggaaagtgtaaagaaatgggtgggacggagggagtagttacaTTCATATAATTAGAGTGTAAGGTGATGATGGGGACTTGGTAAGAGATAGGCCAGGCTGTTTTGATTTATAGAGGATAGTGTACTAATTGTCCAACTACTCAACTGCTAGGTACTTTGTGTCCTAAAATGGCCTGCATCCAGGCCCCCACCTCTTCAATACTCAATTTACCCGCCATAGCATACCAATTCATGATTTCAAATTTCATGTCACTTCCAATTTGAAAAGCGTTTCgcaaacaaaatattataaaaatcgaGATTAAAGATgtgaataatataaaatcacgTTCCGGTCCCTTCATTACGTCTActtatttaattatcttttcACTTTTGTTTGTTCCAGTTGTGTATACCAGTGTCTCACATCAAAGTAGGGATGGTTGTAATTCGGGCTAACTGATCGAGTTTCGAGACGGACATAAATAAGGTTGAAACATAATTAGAGGGTTAAGATTAATCGAGTAGGGCaaataaatttatctaatttaatCGAGCTAAACGAACTCGAGCTGCGGATAGCCCGACTCAATAGCAATATATTTGTCAATACCATCTGctcaaattacaaaaatacctATGTATATCTGTCAATGCCAACCTGATTTCTGTGTATCTCGGTAAAGATACAGATGCATACACAACCTACGTTAAAGTTATGtgagaaaggaaaaaaaaaaaaactatgttAAAATTTGTTCAAGCAGCAATAAAACGTGCGGTTGAGTATCAATAtctagtttaatattttatctgtTCTTATAATAGCCTTTTTACTTCCATTTTGATACTAGAtattaattatgttaaaaataataaggaATCGACACgtgtgataattttttttaataataaattttataaaccaTGTATTTCTCCACTTTTTCATATCATCCTgtgcattttgtaattttaaccGGTTAAAttgaacaaaattaaaaaaaataaaaataaattttactaaATTTACTGATTATAAACTAGATTATATACACATTTTAtgaaagggaaaatagatttttttgccactcaacttatagtgtttttagaaacttaccacccaactaatttttttatttttttagtcactaatgttaggtttggttttgtttttagccaccagcttaggtttggatttgattactagcattatgataattttttgtatcatcatttatacatagtgatagtatctaATTTTTTGATGgtgtgtcgtatgtttatatccttatatatagcaatagtaatataaaatgagccgatgaaaaattaaaattagaaataatagtaattagattctaaatattcaataaatcatgaatatgaaatcaatgacttcaaacaattcaccctctctcgtaagataaagtgtaatcgagtgatatgacgcatcatctttcgctattaaactttcaatagactagctcagtctaagatctttcttaaatttatcttcaaaaattttaataactttatcttattacaattttcgagataaataaatagagaggaaaacttaattttcgatgattgtcctctatatataatgcatcattttatattattattactccctccgtccctctcattagtttacaaattttctctagtgcttagcatgtatttaagattcttataaaacatagttttataacttatttttgtgtgtaaaaattcaaacgctgaattttcattcggaagaaaaaaaataaagttatatatgaaactacatcttttaaaggccatataatgcgtgtaaaattcttatcatccaaggtaagcgaccttgaagacataaaaagtactacatataaaaatacaaacatatatcaaatcatcaaaatattaccgactaccactctattttaataatgatacacataaaatgtaatgctaataatcaaatctgaacctaacttcagtgacaaaaaaaagagctaaatctaatactagtgagtaaaataaaaaaattatagttcagtggttagtttccaaaaacgcaataagtttagtgacaaaaaaattatcataatgcaggtaatcaaatccaaacctaagttggtggctaaaaataaaaccaaacctaacataagtgactaaaagaataaaaaaattagttgggtggtaagtttctaaaaacactataagttgagtggcaaaaaaatctattttccctttatgaaataatttttaaaatttttttaatcatttaacATGTGTGTGTATCAGTCAATTTGattacttaaaaattaaaagcGGAAAAGAGTTCAGGGAGAATAttctttcttttatatattcaaaaagtCTTATTACACTTatctaaaaatatttcttttatttttggaacatacttataataaaataaatttactgaATAATTTGActgaacaaataaataaattttcgtATTATTTTCTACTAACACTTGAGttgtttaatcaaattttaatatttaacagtaaatatattattaaattacctTATATCGAAATCTCAGAGTTAATTTCAAAAGTTtctttattaatattacatgttaaaatatattaccaattaacaacctttatttacaaaaataatctTCAAATTGAGCaatcatatttattaatttcaaaGACTAATCGTAAGAAAAGTTTGATGTATCAAGTATATGCATAAACACGTTAAATAGATGCAATAGTTACAGAGTACATTATTGGATTCCATCACCAAATTATATTGGGTCCCAGAAAAGATTTTATGCAAATTATGTGGCCTACTGGTTTGTGACTCATTGGGGCCCAGTTTGGTACTCTTTATCAAGTAAAGAGTGAGCGGACAACATTTACATACATATTTATGCACTAAACGGAAGTATTTGAATTGGCTTTTTACAAGAACTTGAAAAGTCTTGTTTGGTGCTTTAGGTAAAATCTCGATTCTATTTGTCGTCACATATTTGTTTAATTCTGAAAAACGATTTTTAATTCCCTGTTATGTTTAAAATCAGGTTTTATTGCTGTTACttattatgaaattaaattatcGAGATTTTGATGTTTATGTTTTGATTGTCATctgaagaaaataaaagatagaGTAAGTTGATAATTAACTAACAGAACAAACTGTAGTAGAACAATGGTAAAGGTAACGCATCTACTATTTTGGaccaaaagaaaattaaattggAGATTATTAATCTACAGGCCCAATTCATAGTGTTGCGTCGGCCCAAATATTAGTCCAGATTTGAGATATCTTGGGATGGGTAGGAGGAACTGGCCCAAATTCCTTCTGTATTGTACAGAGCCCAATAAACAGACGCAGAAACATAAGCTTATCAGAGTTGATATAAAGAATATCTTTTTGTTCGTGAGTTTCTTCAATAATTATCTCTGTATATTAATAAGAAGCATTATTCTTGTCgtttattcaaattaattaatcgCAGTTGGTACATGATACATCCACATTCTTGGACTTAATATTACTGGTGGTTGCAGTGGATGAGCTTATTTAAGAAGCCTTGTGTACAAGTTTTAAGGTTGAACCTTATGGAACGCACGACTCATTGAGTCATTTCTAATTTTTGGTATTAATTAAATGGTTTAGCATAAACATATTCAATTAATAAAGCTAATTATTAGTATTagtatttttgttatataaatgTAATAATTGTCGAGATTGCGTGATTCTGACTATCCAACTGGTCAAATGTGCGACCGATTCCGCTACATCAAACTGGAAATACATCATCCGGTTCAAGGTCAAAGGGAAATCGGAGAAAAGAAATGACATCCTCATCCAAGTACTACTACTCCCTGCTAGCAtcgatataaattataatcatataagATACGCCAGTCTCTTAGATTTTTactaaataaatcttaagggccgtttggctgaacttaaaataaattcTTACTTAAAGcaaaaaagtgaaatagaaaTGAGAAGCAAATTAacacttataagtgattaaagtgtttggaaaataagtataagtcgtgaaacaaaagctagccttaccaactttttataagtgcttcttgattttttacacaagtggtataaataagtgtttctaatttataaatccaGCTTAAAAGCCCAGCCAAACACACCCTAATATTAGAAGACAAATCTTGATATTATCACTGAAATTTGAATAGGAAAGAAAAGAACAAAGTTTCTCAATCTCCAAATATTACGAAATTGGGATGAAATTTTCTAAACTAATATCTTAAGAATTTTTTTCTCTCCCTATTCttccaaaaaaattgtttcgcTAGTAGATGTgacgaaaataaaattttcatctttattttctttgcGGAAGAAGAGTTTCTTACACGTAGTACATCGAATTGCAAAAGAAAAAGGTAAACTAAATTGCATCTATTTGCACTTCACAAAATTATCTTAAAACTAGAATAAAACAAATCAATTTCAAAAAGAAGAATATAAACATAGTGGCACCGAAATAGAAAAAGAGAGTTTGGTTAGATAAAAGTAGGCACCAACTTACACACCAATAATATGCAAGACTACGTGTAAAAAGAATAAACTTTTTCCCCATTACCTcataataattcattaaaaaattaagatcACTCGACATTACTGTAATATTAaaacggtttgtctagtgtgtgcccatggacacatgctaagcgcggaaatatttgtatttggaagattttgattggtgttgttggtgtatttgcagggggtccaccattatcaagagagaggaaccaatcaaaatgatctaagCATAAAATTtttcgcgcttagcatgtgcccatgggcacaccatagaaaaaccgatattaAAATGCTATTCTTTCTCTGGGCCAAATTATCTATGTAATTTAATAATCtgtaaaactaaaacaaaatatataaaaagaaaataaaaaatttgaaacttgACAAATAATTCGAGTAGTAAAGGCGAGTAATCGATATATTGACAAGTAGTACTAATACTTTTCCAAGAAGCGAGTCTTTGTTTGTTTTGTCTCTCAACCTCACCATCCCCACAACTTCAATCTCAAggtatgtatatacatataatcaTCTGTATCTATATTTTCatctctttatttatttatgttcgagatttatcttttgttttttattCATAGTTGATTGCTTGTTTGTGCTTGTTCATCAAGTTGGTACTATTTTTTCAGCTTTGAAAAGGTACCCGAGTGTTTAATTCAAGTGATTTGTGTGTTTCTGATCGATTTGTGCTAGGGTTTGTGATTTTCTGGTGTTGATTTTAGTTGGGTTAGTTTAATTTTAGCTTTAAAGTGACGTGGGTTGTGAAAGTTTGTGTTTTGGGGTTTGTGGGTTTAGTTGTTTTCGATTAGTTTAGAGTATTGAATTTAAGAATTTGCATTAGTTTTGTGATCTGGTGGATGGGTTTGTCTTGGATTTTGTTGCTAAGAATTGGGTTGGTTCCAGTTTTGTATGAAGATGATTAGTATGTTAAAGATTAGGGGTTTGCAAGTGAATGCTTACTGCTTAGTACTCGTTGTTTGTAGGAGTTGAGTGTAGAGGTATGTTTGTGTATGTCATAGCCTCCGTAGGCACTACTTCTGTCTGGGAGGTATTGGGTGTATTTGGTTTCGTTTTTTTGTTGTTATAGTTTATTGAAACTTGGGTGTTTTTTTCTCCGACTTCTTTTCTTGGgattttaattagttttagGGGCCAGGATATTCTTCTTTTGTTTGTGCATATATGTTTTTTGATTGAACTCGAAAAATCCATATGTTTAGACATGAGGCAGTGTTAAGCAATTTAGATATCCTGTAAAACTTTCATGTTATttctaattgaatatttttggGCAATTTGCTTTGATTTCTGGAATTTGAATCTACAAGTCCTATACTTGTGATTCTTATGAAACTATATAAGTTGATTTTTCGGTCTAAGAGCCTGAAAGGTATTGGAATTCTTCCCATAGATCACTTATTATAGTTATCTTAAAAAATGGAGTTTCATGAGTTGATTGTGAGCTGGAGTTCTGTGCTTGATGGTGCGTAGTGATAATTCATAAATCTACAAAGTAGGCTACTAATATCGTTTTTGGCACATGCGAGATACACATTATAAGCTCAATTTTCATTGAGATGGTATGAAATATGACCTGTTGAATAGCGAGTGTCCTCCAAAAATGTTGGTTATTTATGCATATTTTGGATGCCTTACAAATGTTACAGAGTCCTCTTTGATTATATGCGTCCATGCCTCATGGTTGTGGATAATAATGCTTTCTGCAATTTTGATAGCAGGTAGAAAATGAACCAGGTGCTGATAACCTTAGGTGAATAAATATAGAACAAGATGGgaggttgctgctgctgttgttcaAGAGAAAGGGAACTGAACAGTTCACCTCCATTTTATCATGTCAGTAATAGATCTTCTCTGATCCTGTTGATTTTTTCGTTATGTTTTGATTAGAATATAGCCCTTGTCAAGATTTCTAAAATTTTGAAGTGACCTATATACTTAATATTAAGAGCACTTCCTGTGTTATATTATTGTTTCATTCTATGTATGAGTTGAGTTAGATAAGAATTTGATTTCTTGTTCAAAGCATTATGCAAAAAATTCCTGTGGCATCATTGAATTTTATCCATCTCCACACCATTGGTAACTTCTGCAACAAGTTTTTTTGTCTAATTGCTTTCTTGTTGGATATATACAATTCACTGCAGTATCCAAGAGTGTCAGAGGAGCATCAGCCTTTGTCCTCCCATACTGGCACATCCACTGTGCTCTCTACGGGGTTCTTAGTTGATCCAAACCTTGAAACTTCAATTCCAGACACTTACAGGCCACCACCGGCACCTATACCATATGATGCAAATTTAGGACGGCCCCATACTGCATCAGCCAATCAGTCTGTTGAAGAAAGTAACAACGGGATCAGTCATGAATCAACACCTAATATCTCAAATAAAAGTGATATTAAAGTACAGTCTGACACCGTTCTCGACTCGTCAAAAGAAGGGGAAGATGAACTTCAAAAATCTGGTGAACTCAAGAAGTCTAATGAACCTTTGGTGCTGGAGGAGGAGGAATGTTGTCCTACTTGTCTTGAAGGTAATGGAAAATGGCATGACACCAATAGCATATTtgagctcgtataattttatgGATACTATATCGATGTTTATTGTGTTTGGACCAATACTGTAAACCTTATTAATACTCTGCCTTCATTTCAGAGTATGATGCAGAAAATCCAAAAATCATCACAAAATGCGAGCATCATTTTCACCTTGCATGTATTCTTGAATGGTTGGAAAGAAGTGACACATGCCCCGTGTGTGATCAGGTTTACATTTCTATTATAAATAACTAGAACATGCTTGTTGACCTGATATTATCGCTAGTCAGAATGATACCAATTACCAATATCAGCTCCTGCTTGCTTCTAATGCAGGAAATGATTTTCGATGCCACCACTGATGCATAGCTTAATTGGGCTTACCAGATTGGATATTAATCATTAAAAGTGGAGGTACTAGAATTGAAGATATTGGAAGATTGGGGTTTAGTTCTGTTTCTCTAGCAGTCTTCTGTACACTTTAGTGCTTGCAGCTTTATTCTGTAGTTAggtaattttgtttataaatactTTTCCTTGTCTATTGCAAGTGTCTTCCCAGGCGCTGTGCATTTATATTCGAGAaaacaggaaaagaaaagaCGACACACAAGGAAGCAAATGGATAGTCACAGATACTTTTAGGGACCAATTTTTCgttttttttcctctttacaTCCTTTGATGATGTTAGGATCAATAGCAGCTCAGAAGCGAGGCAAGTGATACTTAACGGTGTCTGTGTTGTGTTCATGATGTTTCCTTGAGAAGTTTGCTATATGGTTGCTTCtgtatatattttgtgtttgttgGAGGATACCGCTCAGATAATTAAGAAAATGCTGGTAGGCAGGCATATTATGTAACAGTGATTAATGTGAATATATACTGTAGTCATTGGGTCCTTGGTTATTGATCTTGTGTGTGAACTATATGTGGGTCATAACTAGGATGTttttttatactaatatttgttattaaaatttacaactGATGTTTTGTCTTAAATTTTGTGAACTTGcgaattgaaaaaattaatatgatgtAAGACTTGTAATTTTTGGTGATGTAGAATTTTTAAAGCATGAATGACAcattgctaattttttttatttattattttttttgtcagggacACATtgctaattaaataaataaaattactcaaattttgaaataacTGTCATGATTCCCTATATGGTTAGAACTGAGATCCAGTCTAGCTGATATGATTCTCTGCATGTTTGTCGAGATCCAGTATAAGCGTTATAATTCTATGTATTTTTAAAGTTGAGATGTATTTGCAAACCCGGATATCCTAAAGGACCTAAACCcagataaaagaaaatttgtcCACACAAACAATCTGTACGTGCTCGATCACGGGCCTCACGGCCCAGCGCGGCCCAACACTTCTAACGGTCTAAAACTTGCAACAGTTCGTGGAGGATGTTCTATATGTCCAACCAACAGTTTCCAGACCTTTATCGACTCGCACTTTCAAGAAACTCCTCATATTACAGATCCATAAATCTGCAAAAACACGTTTTTCGGACACAAATTTagcattaaaattttaattcagaaaattaAATGTTTTTGGTAGTTCGGTTGGCATCAACATAGTTGTGGACATAACTGATAATTCAGTTGCTATTTAAGTAAACAAATTATCATCCAAATACCCATGTAGCAAGTGcttttataatttcaaaaacaaaGTGACCTGATGCAATTCTCGTAAATGTCAAGTTCAACATAAAATACAAGAGGCTTCCGTACCTTGTGGTATCCATGAGTTCAGACGAGGGTAACACGAGCAACTAGTTGGCAAGTATACTTCGTAGCTCAAACTACCGTTACCTTTGGGATGTCTTAAAGCCAACTCTCCACAACCCACCCAGGCATACTCCTACCTAAACATTGAAAACTATTGCATATGCTGATACAGTAACGCACGAAGACAGATGTATATAGCTAGAATTTAAGTATCTCCCAGTCGGTAACAATACCATCACAATGAACAGATAGCTTGGTTGTAAGCTTATGCTTCAAGCCTTCAGTATCTGCCAGGCATGAAgcattagatttatttttaaagatgAACATACCTTTTGGAGGACTTGGAACCTAAATAGAGCAATAAAAAAGTCTGGAATGGGTCATAACCTGATTCACCTTGTCGTAAGCGACTACCCGGGTCCTGGAAGCTTATATGTGGAGTTCCTTACTTGCAACAACAGTAAATGCTGAGAGttggattcaacctgagttcgtCAAAACATCCTATGAGTTAATAATCATATTTAAGAAAACAAAGCTCTATCTATTATCCCGAGATTTTTCATCCCCTGCAATTCTACAAATTTACATGacagatatattattttgtcaCTTTGGTAAAAGATACTACGTCTAAGAAGCTACTATTAAATGCTTGATTGGTTCT
This region includes:
- the LOC108205601 gene encoding uncharacterized protein LOC108205601, whose protein sequence is MLEPVMCSSRVFSPLREESGDEELSVLPRHTKVIVTGNNRTKSVLVGLQGVVKKAVGLGGWHWLVLKNGVEVKLQRNALSVLEHPTGNEVDEDFDFDSSSSTDIGERENDYPTGMEFSKVTKPRVRYSRSWAPMKSINRSCYKEVRSNILIHHPKVNLSKLGTSTLWKYWSTYNLGSTNCNPSKEQLLDAVQQHFASQHVDEVQGIVEFIHAAKRLKSAGGRRRK
- the LOC108205706 gene encoding probable E3 ubiquitin-protein ligase RHB1A, whose translation is MGGCCCCCSRERELNSSPPFYHYPRVSEEHQPLSSHTGTSTVLSTGFLVDPNLETSIPDTYRPPPAPIPYDANLGRPHTASANQSVEESNNGISHESTPNISNKSDIKVQSDTVLDSSKEGEDELQKSGELKKSNEPLVLEEEECCPTCLEEYDAENPKIITKCEHHFHLACILEWLERSDTCPVCDQEMIFDATTDA